A single genomic interval of Spirosoma linguale DSM 74 harbors:
- a CDS encoding Catechol 2,3-dioxygenase (PFAM: Glyoxalase/bleomycin resistance protein/dioxygenase~KEGG: bja:blr3819 metapyrocatechase) — MNETIWDLAHLGHVELLTPKLDQSTRFFTEIMGMSITATAGDSIYLRAYDDYEHHTLKLTASPQAGMRHFAWRARSPQALQRRVEAIQQTPYAIGWNEGGLGHGPAFEFHSPDGHLTEIYFETEKYRCGPQDQSALKNTASRFPGRGINVRRIDHLNLFASDVRSYRDFHLNTLGGILSESIVDDLENMNPRAVWFMVNSKSYDLAVTLDYLALRGRFHHLTYAVNSREEVLIAADICLENGIQIETGPHKHIIQQTFFLYVYEPGGNRVEIANTTARLITDPDYQTVFWTMEERKRGQAWGLPTIPSFHTQGTPMPTP; from the coding sequence ATGAACGAAACCATTTGGGATCTGGCTCACCTGGGCCACGTTGAACTCCTGACGCCCAAACTCGACCAAAGTACCCGCTTCTTTACGGAGATTATGGGTATGTCGATCACGGCCACCGCTGGTGACTCCATTTACCTGCGGGCTTACGATGACTATGAGCACCATACGCTGAAGTTAACGGCCAGTCCACAAGCCGGTATGCGTCACTTTGCCTGGCGTGCCCGCAGCCCACAGGCCCTCCAGCGCCGGGTGGAAGCCATTCAGCAAACGCCTTATGCCATCGGATGGAACGAAGGCGGCCTCGGCCACGGCCCTGCATTTGAATTTCACTCGCCCGATGGTCACCTGACCGAAATTTACTTCGAAACCGAAAAGTACCGCTGCGGCCCGCAGGATCAATCGGCACTGAAAAACACGGCGAGCCGGTTTCCCGGTCGGGGCATCAACGTCCGGCGTATTGACCACCTCAACCTGTTCGCCAGTGATGTGCGGTCCTACCGGGATTTTCACCTGAATACGCTGGGCGGCATCCTAAGCGAAAGCATTGTCGATGATCTGGAGAACATGAATCCGCGTGCCGTGTGGTTTATGGTCAATTCGAAATCTTACGATTTGGCCGTTACACTCGACTACCTGGCCCTTCGGGGGCGGTTTCACCACCTTACCTACGCCGTAAACAGTCGGGAGGAGGTGCTAATTGCGGCCGATATTTGCCTTGAGAACGGTATTCAGATTGAAACCGGCCCCCACAAACACATCATTCAGCAAACGTTTTTCCTGTACGTCTACGAGCCCGGCGGCAACCGCGTCGAGATTGCCAATACCACCGCCCGGCTCATCACCGACCCCGATTACCAAACCGTTTTCTGGACGATGGAAGAACGAAAACGCGGGCAAGCCTGGGGTTTGCCCACTATACCCAGTTTTCACACGCAGGGCACACCAATGCCAACCCCGTAG